From the Fusobacterium ulcerans ATCC 49185 genome, the window GATAGTAAAAGCTATAACTGTTACAGACTTTCCTGAACTTATTTCAAGAAAGAATATGCTTCCATTGATTCTTTTCTCAATAGTTTTTGGATTGTGCGTAAATATGGTTGGAGAAAAGGGAAGAAAAATAGCTGATGGACTAGATGCTTTAGCAGAAGTATTTCTAAAAATGATCAACTTATTGATGTACTATGCACCAATTGGATTAGGAGCTTACTTTGCTTCACTTGTTGGAGAGTATGGAAAAGAACTTATAGGTTCATATACAAGAGCTATGATAATTTATTATCCTCTATGCTTTGCATATTTTATCTTTATGTTTCCAGTTTATGGTTATATAGCAGGGGGAAAAGAGGGATTGAGATCACTTAAACATCTTCTTTCACCAGCTTTAACTTCTTTAGCTACACAAAGTAGTATAGCTACTCTTCCAGTTAACTTGGAAGCAGCTGGAAAAATTGGGGTTCCTAAAGATATAAGAGAGATAGTTCTTCCTATAGGAGCAACTGCTCACATGGATGGAACTGTATTTAGTTCTATACTTAAAATTTCATTTCTTTTTGGTATATTTGGGGTTCCATTTACTGGAGCAGGAACATATGTCAGTGCCATTCTTCTGTCAATAGTAGGAGGAGTAGTAATGTCTGGAGTTCCAGGTGGAGGACTTATTGGAGAGATGCTTATAGTTACTATGTATGGATTCCCTCCAGAAGCATTTCCTATTATAGCAACAATTGGATACCTTGTTGACCCTCCTGCTACAATGATAAATGCAACTGGAGATACAGTGGCAGCTATGCTTGTAACA encodes:
- a CDS encoding dicarboxylate/amino acid:cation symporter; this translates as MAELNKKKSVWEAYRFSIILIGAIILGSIIGTVMGERAKVFKPFGDLFINGMFTIVVPLVMVTISSSISSMSDMTRLKSILKNLILVFVSTGFVAAIIILIIVNIFPPAQGVNLNISAAEALKPFQTGDQIVKAITVTDFPELISRKNMLPLILFSIVFGLCVNMVGEKGRKIADGLDALAEVFLKMINLLMYYAPIGLGAYFASLVGEYGKELIGSYTRAMIIYYPLCFAYFIFMFPVYGYIAGGKEGLRSLKHLLSPALTSLATQSSIATLPVNLEAAGKIGVPKDIREIVLPIGATAHMDGTVFSSILKISFLFGIFGVPFTGAGTYVSAILLSIVGGVVMSGVPGGGLIGEMLIVTMYGFPPEAFPIIATIGYLVDPPATMINATGDTVAAMLVTRMVEGKDWIKKNLG